A stretch of the Lolium perenne isolate Kyuss_39 chromosome 3, Kyuss_2.0, whole genome shotgun sequence genome encodes the following:
- the LOC127339058 gene encoding uncharacterized protein, whose translation MQMFMIATFSVIIATLEDGIGHWVSKDRFAAKRLHALAAELDGPKRRIIEEQSAFRALLNVSPFNIPNALIDFVASHTSPGLREFKFHKKRIVFTKDMVRKVFGIRCGDRLVVQKKGEHPQLRQIYIEEGQSRPFIQHAVKLLKACDVTDDLTIIRTWDLICLATVIAPGSANLISLDYLDCMLDPRRTHEFAWDEHLLDLAMQEVTKINSKTTEVVVPGNARKNEFWITGPFALLAVVYMDHLDFPPNQHVINYSIPRVCFVTSSDFKFVVQNDADRKILNNKTVFGRRPFLELSNTPYGVAAFSNRHHVEEPVEQPVEESEVNPSASLNEWLVFPTSQDFEVPAAYKHLYEKHRSIYGRDLDTTLKNFGVGLKQMHSQRMAALLIDIDAAKKEGDGPSVHFPNGGGVEDENMDGADRHDDEGTSNHDDEEIPAADSEETDNDEFVVEARAAVMDSRTLVVDMPQSAVLLDSSTGGDVAGEQVSVDSPVTSPINSPFARIPEGISVEAWNRAPDPPSMDLFSQDPDGVVVSEDQITIPAEEITPPADVPSVVKLDDTSSEQPKVMEATTPPIPSRDTEDHLGENVSPQHPTNTGAEVSVIKRARLVAADGKLSLIAGIPLNVGSTVLVAERSPSPSDVAADVVTKDASTGAKTVEKKTRYKRAAKGELSPPKLKKIKVSQDVVRKYDKYVSHGRKFKRKKKNEVPKEFLKIGRFFCSYKSFVGALRPRQYLSNVVMAVWTEKFNHAAKASAEKNPRNHKRYAFSPYFAEKLAVETSTFDPASVMKEFKIACSKFKILKDDMLYLPIVQADHWIVCCINLLCKQFHIFDSMMPENGVSTLAKAANNLFSNFVRTANESKVSWVDFGKFKEITPDHPQQDTLYDCGFYSILYMEHFNGKVMPNFENDVVPDFRRLLAASLIDNRDNQSDDVDVIMNEDLQQG comes from the exons ATGCAAATGTTCATGATTGCTACATTCTCTGTGATAATTGCTACGCTG GAAGATGGGATTGGTCATTGGGTTTCCAAGGATCGTTTTGCTGCAAAGCGTCTGCATGCTCTTGCTGCAGAGCTCGATGGTCCGAAGAGACGTATTATTGAAGAGCAGAGTGCATTTAGAGCATTGTTGAATGTATCTCCATTCAACATTCCTAATGCTCTAATAGACTTTGTTGCCTCTCATACTAGCCCTGGTTTGCGGGAGTTCAAGTTCCACAAGAAGAGGATAGTTTTCACAAAAGATATGGTGAGGAAAGTTTTTGGAATTCGATGCGGCGACAGACTTGTTGTTCAGAAGAAAGGTGAGCATCCTCAGCTGCGGCAGATATACATAGAAGAAGGACAATCAAGGCCTTTCATCCAGCATGCCGTTAAATTGCTCAAGGCTTGTGATGTTACGGATGACCTCACCATTATCAGAACATGGGATCTTATATGTTTGGCTACGGTTATTGCCCCTGGTAGCGCAAATCTGATTAGCCTTGACTATTTGGACTGTATGTTGGACCCTCGGAGGACTCACGAGTTTGCATGGGATGAACACTTGCTTGACTTAGCAATGCAGGAGGTTACAAAAATCAATAGCAAGACAACAGAGGTAGTGGTACCAGGAAATGCTAGGAAAAATGAGTTTTGGATCACTGGACCGTTCGCCCTTCTAGCT GTTGTCTACATGGATCACCTTGATTTTCCACCAAACCAACATGTCATTAACTACTCAATTCCTAGAGTATGTTTTGTGACCAGTAGTGATTTCAAGTTTGTTGTCCAAAATGATGCTGATAGGAAGATCCTGAATAATAAGACTGTTTTTGGAAGGCGTCCG TTTCTTGAACTGTCAAACACTCCTTATGGAGTTGCTGCTTTTTCCAACCGTCATCATGTTGAGGAGCCTGTTGAGCAGCCTGTTGAAGAATCTGAAGTGAACCCGTCTGCCTCGCTCAATGAATGGCTTGTGTTTCCTACTAGTCAGGATTTTGAG GTTCCAGCTGCGTACAAGCATCTGTATGAGAAACACAGGTCTATTTATGGTCGTGATCTTGACACCACTCTCAAGAATTTTGGTGTTGGTTTGAAGCAAATGCATTCGCAGCGCATGGCAGCTTTGCTTATTGACATAGATGCAGCAAAGAAAGAAGGTGATGGTCCTAGTGTGCATTTCCCAAACGGAGGTGGAGTTGAAGATGAAAATATGGACGGTGCTGACAGACATGATGATGAAGGTACTTCCAATCATGATGATGAAGAAATCCCGGCAGCTGATTCTGAAGAAACAGACAACGACGAGTTTGTTGTCGAAGCAAGGGCTGCTGTCATGGACTCACGCACACTCGTCGTGGATATGCCGCAATCTGCTGTTCTGTTGGATTCTTCTACTGGTGGAGATGTTGCTGGTGAACAGGTTTCTGTTGACAGCCCTGTGACGTCACCTATAAACTCACCATTTGCTCGTATACCGGAGGGTATATCTGTAGAAGCTTGGAATAGAGCCCCTGACCCTCCATCAATGGATCTATTCTCTCAGGATCCAGATGGAGTTGTTGTGTCTGAAGATCAAATCACTATTCCTGCAGAAGAAATTACTCCGCCTGCTGATGTTCCTTCTGTAGTGAAGCTAGACGACAcat CTTCTGAGCAGCCTAAAGTTATGGAGGCTACAACACCACCCATACCATCCAGGGATACTGAAGATCACTTGGGCGAGAACGTGTCACCGCAACATCCTACAAACACAG GTGCAGAAGTTTCAGTTATTAAGAGAGCTAGACTTGTTGCTGCCGATGGCAAACTAAGTCTGATTGCTGGTATTCCTTTAAATGTGGGCTCAACTGTTCTTGTGGCTGAAAGAAGCCCTTCTCCTTCTG ATGTTGCTGCAGATGTTGTCACCAAAGATGCTAGTACTggtgctaaaactgttgaaaagaaaactaggtacaagAGGGCTGCCAAGGGTGAACTCTCACCTCCGAAGCTGAAGAAGATTAAGGTCTCTCAAGATGTTGTGCGTAAGTACGACAAATATGTTTCACATGGACGGAAattcaagaggaagaagaagaatgaagTGCC CAAAGAGTTTCTGAAGATTGGTCGATTCTTTTGCTCGTACAAGTCCTTCGTTGGAGCTCTTCGTCCACGCCAATATTTGAGCAACGTTGTGATGGCAGTTTGGACAGAGAAGTTCAATCATGCAGCAAAAGCAAGTGCTGAGAAGAATCCCCGAAATCACAAGAGATATGCTTTCTCTCCGTACTTTGCG GAAAAGCTTGCTGTAGAAACCTCTACTTTTGACCCTGCCTCTGTCATGAAAGAGTTCAAAATTGCATGTAGCAAATTCAAAATTCTGAAAGATGACATG CTTTACCTGCCCATTGTACAAGCCGATCACTGGATTGTATGCTGCATCAACTTGCTGTGCAAGCAATTTCACATTTTTGATTCAATGATGCCAGAGAATGGTGTGAGCACCTTAGCAAAAGCAGCAAACAACTTG TTCTCCAACTTCGTCCGGACTGCAAACGAGTCCAAAGTTTCATGGGTTGACTTTGGGAAATTCAAGGAAATCACACCTGACCATCCACAGCAAGACACTTT GTATGACTGTGGATTCTACAGCATTCTTTACATGGAGCACTTCAATGGGAAAGTCATGCCAAATTTCGAGAATGATGTAGTTCCAGATTTTCGAAGGTTGCTCGCAGCAAGCCTAATCGACAACAGGGATAACCAGAGTGATGATGTCGACGTGATAATGAACGAGGATTTGCAGCAGGGATAG